The Corallococcus caeni genome includes a region encoding these proteins:
- a CDS encoding AI-2E family transporter: protein MSQPVEATAPDERRKRLLLLAGLWVALAVTLFALRSVVMPFAGAALIAYLVQPLVARITRLKVAGRYVPRWVAILLIYAGFFLAVYLFFVALVPQLYREVVRISREMAGFASALTPEHVQTLAQRAEAWLNVYGIPVALSDRAMEGAAGSSGGFSLALDLEQMLTDAVARATSLVRENLADIVNVSRRIVTEVLAGVFMLFFILMVAAFFSIDAQAIRRYFGTLIPAEFLPDAKTLVARIDKSLSGVVRGQFTICVVNGGLTLVGLLLFGVKFAFLLATIATLFSLIPIFGTIISSVPIVLIALADGVQKGFALLLWIIGIHALEAYFLNPKIMGEAARIHPVVVAFSLIAGEKLFGLWGALFAVPVASIAVACFDYARLKAQPPPLLAAPAQQAVASTDAAPAA from the coding sequence ATGTCGCAGCCCGTGGAAGCCACCGCCCCCGACGAACGCCGCAAGCGCCTGCTCCTCCTCGCGGGGTTGTGGGTGGCCCTCGCGGTGACGCTCTTCGCCCTGCGCTCGGTGGTGATGCCCTTCGCGGGCGCCGCGCTCATCGCGTACCTGGTGCAGCCGCTGGTGGCGCGCATCACGCGGCTGAAGGTGGCCGGCCGCTACGTGCCGCGCTGGGTGGCCATCCTGCTCATCTACGCGGGGTTCTTCCTGGCGGTGTACCTCTTCTTCGTCGCGCTGGTGCCGCAGCTCTACCGCGAGGTGGTGCGCATCAGCCGCGAGATGGCCGGCTTCGCCAGCGCGCTCACGCCGGAGCACGTGCAGACGCTCGCGCAGCGCGCGGAAGCGTGGCTCAACGTGTACGGCATCCCCGTGGCCCTGTCGGACCGGGCCATGGAGGGCGCGGCGGGCTCCTCCGGAGGCTTCAGCCTGGCGCTGGACCTGGAGCAGATGCTCACCGACGCGGTGGCGCGCGCGACGTCGCTCGTGAGGGAGAACCTGGCGGACATCGTCAACGTGTCACGCCGCATCGTCACGGAGGTGCTGGCCGGCGTCTTCATGCTGTTCTTCATCCTGATGGTCGCCGCGTTCTTCTCCATCGACGCGCAGGCCATCCGCCGCTACTTCGGCACGCTCATCCCGGCGGAGTTCCTGCCGGACGCGAAGACGCTGGTGGCGCGCATCGACAAGTCGCTGTCCGGCGTGGTGCGCGGCCAGTTCACCATCTGCGTGGTGAACGGCGGCCTCACGCTGGTGGGCCTGCTCCTGTTCGGCGTGAAGTTCGCCTTCCTGCTGGCCACCATCGCCACGCTCTTCAGCCTCATCCCCATCTTCGGCACCATCATCAGCTCCGTGCCCATCGTCCTCATCGCGCTGGCGGACGGCGTCCAGAAGGGCTTCGCGCTCCTCTTGTGGATCATCGGCATCCACGCGCTGGAGGCGTACTTCCTCAACCCGAAGATCATGGGCGAGGCCGCGCGCATCCACCCCGTGGTGGTGGCCTTCTCCCTCATCGCGGGCGAGAAGCTCTTCGGCCTCTGGGGCGCGCTGTTCGCGGTGCCGGTGGCCTCCATCGCGGTGGCCTGCTTCGACTACGCGCGCCTCAAGGCGCAGCCGCCCCCGCTGCTGGCCGCGCCCGCCCAGCAGGCGGTCGCCTCCACGGACGCGGCCCCCGCGGCCTGA
- a CDS encoding aldehyde dehydrogenase family protein, whose amino-acid sequence MTDARSLTPKLPVLKLLIDGQQVDPIEGGTFAVTNPATGQKIADVPAGTAADVDRAVKAARRAFESGPWGKMTGRERGKLIRKLADLLYERREEFALVESMNNGKTFKDAIRGDVAPGAATLANFADLASTITGEVLPVDGPFHTYALKEPVGVVGIIVPWNYPTCMLGWKLGPALASGCTVVVKPSEYTPLTALKLGALALEAGFPPGVINVVTGLGDPAGEAIARHPDVDKISFTGSGRTARRLLQASAASNLKKLTLELGGKSPQIIFPDADFDRAVEACFWGIFGNKGETCNAGSRVLVHEKAYEAFVAKLAQKAGTMKVGDPLDATTEMGALVSQKQMDVVLGYIESGKQQGAKLLAGGGRDTEGFKAKGCFVKPTIFGDVKPDMKIAQEEIFGPVLSCLRFRDDAEAIALANSTQYGLAASIWTGDVAKAHALAKQVKSGVVWINCFNEFDDAAPFGGYKESGWGKDLGHHALDGYLQTKAVWTKLPSP is encoded by the coding sequence ATGACCGACGCTCGTTCGCTCACTCCCAAGCTCCCTGTGCTCAAGCTGCTCATCGACGGGCAGCAGGTGGACCCCATCGAAGGGGGCACCTTCGCGGTGACGAACCCCGCCACCGGTCAGAAGATCGCGGACGTGCCCGCGGGCACCGCCGCGGACGTGGACCGCGCGGTGAAGGCCGCGCGCCGCGCCTTCGAATCCGGCCCGTGGGGGAAGATGACCGGCCGCGAGCGCGGCAAGCTCATCCGCAAGCTGGCGGACCTGCTCTACGAGCGCCGCGAGGAGTTCGCGCTCGTCGAGTCGATGAACAACGGCAAGACGTTCAAGGACGCCATCCGGGGCGACGTGGCACCGGGCGCCGCGACGCTCGCGAACTTCGCGGACCTGGCCAGCACCATCACGGGCGAGGTGCTGCCCGTGGACGGCCCCTTCCACACCTACGCGCTCAAGGAGCCGGTGGGCGTGGTGGGCATTATCGTCCCGTGGAACTACCCCACGTGCATGCTGGGCTGGAAGCTGGGGCCCGCGCTGGCCTCCGGCTGCACGGTGGTGGTGAAGCCGTCCGAGTACACGCCGCTCACCGCGCTGAAGCTGGGCGCGCTGGCGCTGGAGGCGGGCTTCCCGCCCGGCGTCATCAACGTCGTCACCGGCCTGGGCGACCCCGCGGGCGAGGCGATTGCCCGGCACCCGGACGTGGACAAGATCTCCTTCACCGGCTCCGGCCGCACCGCGCGCCGGCTGCTCCAGGCGTCCGCCGCGAGCAACCTGAAGAAGCTGACGCTGGAGCTGGGCGGCAAGAGCCCGCAGATCATCTTCCCGGACGCGGACTTCGACCGCGCGGTGGAGGCGTGCTTCTGGGGCATCTTCGGCAACAAGGGTGAGACGTGCAACGCGGGCAGCCGCGTGCTGGTGCACGAGAAGGCCTACGAGGCGTTCGTCGCGAAGCTGGCCCAGAAGGCCGGCACCATGAAGGTGGGCGACCCGCTGGACGCGACCACGGAGATGGGCGCGCTGGTGAGCCAGAAGCAGATGGACGTGGTGCTGGGCTACATCGAGAGCGGCAAGCAGCAGGGCGCGAAGCTGCTCGCGGGCGGTGGCCGCGACACGGAAGGCTTCAAGGCGAAGGGCTGCTTCGTGAAGCCCACCATCTTCGGCGACGTGAAGCCGGACATGAAGATCGCCCAGGAGGAGATCTTCGGCCCGGTGCTCAGCTGCCTGCGCTTCCGCGACGACGCGGAGGCCATCGCGCTGGCCAACAGCACGCAGTACGGCCTGGCCGCGTCCATCTGGACGGGCGACGTCGCGAAGGCGCACGCGCTGGCGAAGCAGGTGAAGAGCGGCGTGGTGTGGATCAACTGCTTCAACGAGTTCGACGACGCGGCGCCCTTCGGTGGCTACAAGGAATCCGGCTGGGGCAAGGACCTGGGCCACCACGCGCTGGACGGCTACCTCCAGACCAAGGCCGTGTGGACGAAGCTGCCGTCCCCCTGA
- a CDS encoding esterase/lipase family protein gives MNPFVMQYRKLKCHLKYLASYVDLDPRGNQVVRRTDFKHCQKPVLLLHGFFSTRRVLEVLEHRLRREGYCVWSIHLGGTMDRFNTHRIDELAQKVRGKVDRLYERHPGMGPLTIIGHSKGGLIGTYYVKRLGGDARVRSLITLGTPHRGTRMAYLGCATLGWFSRSMWQLTPTSRFIKDLGVGAFPRHVRLTSIYSRDDVIARYPSSVLDVDGQPNVFNVELPGEVPHGELLTRRAVWEVIQRELALGYADAPALAPVTHVTALASPPLPVALPAAAASP, from the coding sequence ATGAATCCGTTCGTGATGCAGTACCGGAAGCTGAAGTGCCACCTGAAGTACCTGGCCAGCTACGTGGATCTGGATCCACGCGGCAACCAGGTCGTGCGCCGCACGGACTTCAAGCACTGCCAGAAGCCGGTGCTCCTCCTGCACGGCTTCTTCAGCACGCGCCGCGTCCTGGAGGTGCTGGAGCACCGCCTGCGCCGCGAGGGCTACTGCGTCTGGTCCATCCACCTGGGCGGCACGATGGACCGCTTCAACACGCACCGCATCGACGAGCTGGCCCAGAAGGTGCGCGGCAAGGTGGACCGGCTCTACGAGCGCCACCCGGGCATGGGGCCGCTCACCATCATCGGCCACTCCAAGGGCGGCCTCATCGGCACGTACTACGTGAAGCGGCTGGGCGGGGACGCGCGCGTGAGGAGCCTCATCACGCTGGGCACGCCGCACCGGGGCACGCGCATGGCCTACCTGGGCTGCGCGACGCTGGGCTGGTTCAGCCGCAGCATGTGGCAGCTCACGCCGACGTCGCGCTTCATCAAGGACCTGGGCGTGGGCGCCTTCCCGCGCCACGTGCGGCTCACGTCCATCTACTCGCGCGACGACGTCATCGCGCGCTACCCCTCCTCCGTGCTGGACGTGGACGGCCAGCCCAACGTCTTCAACGTGGAGCTGCCCGGCGAGGTGCCCCACGGCGAGCTGCTCACGCGCCGGGCCGTGTGGGAGGTCATCCAGCGCGAGCTGGCCCTGGGCTATGCTGATGCCCCGGCGCTCGCGCCCGTCACCCACGTCACCGCGCTTGCGTCCCCTCCCCTTCCGGTGGCCCTGCCCGCCGCCGCCGCCAGCCCCTGA
- a CDS encoding glutamine amidotransferase, with translation MKNVLLLKAGDAATSVQLSVGDYERWFLQTIGLSGQRFDILHVHKGAPLPKDAKGYDAVMMTGSPLSVTQREPWMERAGAFMVEAGEQGVPVLGVCFGQQLLAEAYGGKVARNPNGRETGTVEVTLSPEGRADPLFTGLPERFAVQATHEDIVARLPEGATVLAGNANTANQALAFRPNVRGVQFHPEMPTDAMRAVILAREDKLEALAHEQGIPEGEYVPRLMSGITPTPYAHRVLMNFLQHFT, from the coding sequence ATGAAGAACGTCCTCCTGCTGAAAGCCGGTGACGCGGCGACGTCCGTCCAGCTCTCCGTGGGCGACTACGAGCGGTGGTTTCTGCAAACCATTGGACTGTCCGGTCAGCGCTTCGACATCTTGCATGTGCACAAGGGCGCGCCCCTGCCCAAGGACGCGAAGGGCTACGACGCGGTGATGATGACGGGCTCCCCCCTGTCGGTGACGCAGCGCGAGCCGTGGATGGAGCGCGCGGGCGCCTTCATGGTGGAGGCGGGCGAGCAGGGCGTCCCCGTGCTCGGCGTGTGCTTTGGCCAACAGCTGCTCGCTGAAGCCTACGGCGGCAAGGTGGCGCGCAACCCCAACGGCCGCGAGACGGGCACCGTGGAGGTGACGCTCTCACCCGAAGGGCGCGCGGATCCGCTGTTCACCGGCCTGCCGGAGCGCTTCGCCGTGCAGGCGACCCACGAGGACATCGTCGCGCGTCTGCCGGAGGGCGCCACGGTGCTCGCGGGCAACGCCAACACGGCGAACCAGGCGCTCGCCTTCCGCCCCAACGTGCGCGGCGTGCAGTTCCACCCGGAGATGCCCACGGACGCCATGCGCGCGGTCATCCTCGCCCGCGAGGACAAGCTGGAGGCGCTCGCGCACGAGCAGGGCATCCCCGAGGGCGAGTACGTCCCGCGGCTCATGTCCGGCATCACCCCGACGCCGTACGCGCACCGGGTGTTGATGAACTTCCTCCAACACTTCACCTGA
- a CDS encoding ArnT family glycosyltransferase: MTTPVTAPDSLQLTGRPATREEKLTALALWVLAFAALWSTEAAVGFTRDESVYFAAAEGYSQWFRLLLHSPAQAFTDSAIVRAWDYNHEHPALMKTLFGLSHLLFHDTLGVMRDATAFRLPAFAMAALVPALCFLLGSALYGRTAGWFAALSFLLVPRQYFNAELACFDMPVAAMWLLVVYCFWRALESTRWGIACGVAFGLAIATKHNALFMPFVLSPFALWRAWRASEGNPEARVRLGRFVGLFAAVAVLYGLLVVFLGGPAAFQKKFLLLSPHTLFFVGLAVGSGVLLRDLRHVSLPVTRALVPLAAMAVLGPVLFYLHWPYLWHAPVDRTAWYLAFHATHNHYAWFYLGTLMRGPPFPLTYVVVKTALTVPGSLFAPMVTGFLALVGRALLSLGARTREWVRMPTASEALVGVNAVTSILIISHPQVPHFGGVKHWFPSMPFLGILAGAAVARGCFALWEVLKARRPSVSPLAVTVPVFALLLVPALIALVRVFPYGTAAYSELAGGLPGAATLGMQRQFWSSHVTGVLPWINEHAKPGARIYLHEVNGFSFRDYQRNGMLREDVRPVNSPFDADIVAYQYHQEFREHEFLTWQAFGTRTPVTGLYLDETPQVIVYQRPE, translated from the coding sequence ATGACGACTCCGGTGACGGCTCCGGATTCGCTCCAGCTGACGGGGCGCCCCGCCACGCGCGAGGAGAAGCTCACGGCCCTGGCGCTGTGGGTGCTGGCGTTCGCGGCGCTGTGGAGCACGGAAGCGGCGGTGGGCTTCACGCGCGACGAGAGCGTCTACTTCGCCGCGGCGGAGGGCTATTCGCAGTGGTTCCGGCTGCTCCTGCACTCGCCCGCGCAGGCGTTCACGGACAGCGCCATCGTGCGCGCGTGGGACTACAACCACGAGCACCCGGCGCTGATGAAGACGCTGTTCGGGTTGAGCCACCTGCTCTTCCACGACACGCTGGGCGTGATGCGCGACGCGACGGCGTTCCGGCTGCCCGCGTTCGCGATGGCGGCGCTGGTGCCCGCGCTGTGCTTCCTGCTGGGCAGCGCGCTGTACGGCCGCACCGCGGGGTGGTTCGCCGCCCTCTCCTTCCTGCTGGTGCCCCGCCAGTACTTCAACGCGGAGCTGGCGTGCTTCGACATGCCGGTGGCCGCGATGTGGCTGCTCGTCGTGTACTGCTTCTGGCGCGCGCTGGAGAGCACCCGCTGGGGCATCGCGTGCGGGGTGGCGTTCGGCCTGGCCATCGCCACGAAGCACAACGCCCTCTTCATGCCGTTCGTGCTGTCACCGTTCGCGCTGTGGCGCGCGTGGCGGGCGAGCGAAGGCAACCCTGAGGCCCGCGTGCGGCTGGGCCGCTTCGTGGGGCTGTTCGCGGCGGTGGCGGTGCTCTACGGCCTGCTCGTCGTGTTCCTGGGCGGGCCGGCCGCGTTCCAGAAGAAGTTCCTGCTCCTGAGCCCGCACACGCTGTTCTTCGTGGGGCTCGCGGTGGGCAGCGGGGTGCTGCTGCGGGACCTGAGGCACGTGAGCCTGCCGGTGACGCGCGCGCTGGTGCCGCTGGCGGCGATGGCGGTGCTGGGCCCCGTCCTCTTCTACCTGCACTGGCCCTACCTGTGGCACGCGCCGGTGGACCGCACCGCGTGGTACCTGGCCTTCCACGCCACGCACAACCACTACGCCTGGTTCTACCTGGGCACGCTGATGCGCGGGCCGCCCTTCCCGCTCACCTACGTCGTCGTGAAGACGGCGCTCACGGTGCCTGGCAGTCTCTTCGCGCCCATGGTGACGGGCTTCCTCGCGCTCGTGGGGCGGGCGCTGCTCAGCCTGGGCGCCCGTACGCGCGAGTGGGTGCGGATGCCCACGGCGTCAGAGGCGCTGGTGGGCGTCAACGCGGTGACGTCCATCCTCATCATCAGCCACCCGCAGGTGCCGCACTTCGGCGGCGTGAAGCACTGGTTCCCGTCCATGCCCTTCCTGGGCATCCTCGCGGGCGCGGCGGTGGCGCGCGGGTGCTTCGCGCTGTGGGAGGTGCTGAAGGCGCGGCGGCCGTCGGTGTCACCGCTCGCCGTGACGGTGCCGGTGTTCGCGCTGCTGCTGGTGCCCGCGCTGATTGCGCTGGTGCGCGTGTTCCCGTACGGCACGGCCGCGTACTCGGAGCTGGCGGGCGGGCTGCCGGGCGCGGCGACGCTGGGGATGCAACGCCAGTTCTGGTCCAGCCACGTCACCGGCGTGCTGCCGTGGATCAACGAACACGCGAAGCCGGGCGCGCGCATCTACCTGCACGAGGTGAACGGCTTCTCGTTCCGCGACTACCAGCGCAACGGGATGCTGCGCGAGGACGTGCGGCCGGTGAACAGCCCGTTCGACGCGGACATCGTCGCGTACCAGTACCACCAGGAGTTCCGCGAGCACGAGTTCCTCACGTGGCAGGCCTTCGGCACGCGCACGCCCGTCACCGGGCTGTACCTGGACGAAACGCCGCAGGTCATCGTCTACCAGCGCCCGGAGTAG
- a CDS encoding glutamine synthetase family protein — translation MASRPKAKVLTHPAMARRARAKERGEGTPRAVPGQQGDMDSLRSWMDEKGVRKVKLGAIDVDGVFRGKYVSLEKFYSAAKSNMGFCDVVFGWDLGDELLDNTKVTGWHTGYPDTPAKVDLSTARIIPWEPDTAAFLLDFVNPDGTPFEASPRQLLQKMGQRARKLGFLPKFGAEYEFFLFKEGPQSLHEKGFKDLTPLTPGMFGYSWLRTSMNAPLVHALIDGCNAYGLNIEGFHTETGPGVFEAAIRYDTLELAADRAALFKTVVKEICAKHGVSACFMAKVDPKLPGCSGHVHQSLWNLKGEDNLFHDPSQKHGMSKLMRHYIGGQVALMPELTALYWPTINSYKRSVENTWAPTTATWGLENRTCAIRVIGDSGKSMRIEYRQLGADMNAYIGMAVSLAAGLWGIENEIEPPAPVLSNAYEAKNTKPLPRNLKDAVALLKNSERAREILGEGFVDHFVRTREWEVRQYERAVTSWELERYLELI, via the coding sequence ATGGCGTCGCGTCCCAAGGCCAAGGTGCTCACCCATCCGGCGATGGCCCGCCGGGCTCGCGCGAAGGAGCGCGGCGAGGGCACGCCGCGCGCGGTGCCCGGACAGCAGGGGGACATGGACTCCCTGCGCAGTTGGATGGACGAGAAGGGCGTCCGCAAGGTGAAGCTGGGCGCCATCGACGTGGATGGCGTCTTCCGCGGCAAGTACGTCTCGCTGGAGAAGTTCTACAGCGCCGCGAAGAGCAACATGGGCTTCTGCGACGTCGTCTTCGGCTGGGACCTGGGCGACGAGCTCCTGGACAACACCAAGGTCACGGGCTGGCACACGGGCTACCCGGACACGCCCGCGAAGGTGGACCTGTCCACCGCGCGCATCATCCCGTGGGAGCCGGACACCGCGGCGTTCCTCCTGGACTTCGTGAACCCGGACGGCACGCCCTTCGAGGCGAGCCCCCGCCAGCTGCTCCAGAAGATGGGCCAGCGCGCGCGCAAGCTGGGCTTCCTGCCCAAGTTCGGCGCCGAGTATGAGTTCTTCCTCTTCAAGGAGGGCCCGCAGAGCCTGCATGAGAAGGGCTTCAAGGACCTCACGCCGCTGACGCCGGGCATGTTCGGCTACTCGTGGCTGCGCACGTCCATGAACGCGCCGCTGGTGCACGCGCTCATCGACGGGTGCAACGCTTACGGGCTCAACATCGAGGGCTTCCACACGGAGACGGGCCCCGGCGTCTTCGAGGCCGCCATCCGCTACGACACGCTGGAGCTGGCGGCGGACCGCGCGGCGCTGTTCAAGACGGTGGTGAAGGAGATCTGCGCGAAGCACGGCGTGTCCGCGTGCTTCATGGCGAAGGTGGACCCGAAGCTGCCCGGCTGCTCCGGCCACGTGCACCAGTCGCTGTGGAACCTGAAGGGCGAGGACAACCTCTTCCACGACCCGTCGCAGAAGCACGGGATGAGCAAGCTGATGCGGCACTACATCGGCGGGCAGGTGGCGCTGATGCCGGAGCTGACGGCGCTCTACTGGCCCACCATCAACAGCTACAAGCGCAGCGTGGAGAACACCTGGGCGCCCACCACCGCGACGTGGGGCCTGGAGAACCGCACCTGCGCCATCCGCGTCATCGGCGACAGCGGCAAGTCCATGCGCATCGAGTACCGCCAGCTGGGCGCGGACATGAACGCGTACATCGGCATGGCGGTGAGCCTGGCCGCGGGCCTGTGGGGCATCGAGAACGAAATCGAGCCGCCCGCGCCCGTGCTGTCCAACGCCTACGAGGCGAAGAACACGAAGCCGCTGCCCCGCAACCTGAAGGACGCGGTGGCGCTGCTCAAGAACAGCGAGCGCGCCCGCGAAATCCTGGGCGAGGGCTTCGTCGACCATTTCGTGCGCACCCGCGAGTGGGAGGTGCGCCAGTACGAGCGGGCGGTCACCTCCTGGGAGCTGGAGCGCTACCTGGAACTCATCTGA
- a CDS encoding iron-containing alcohol dehydrogenase, with translation MKPFDIPSEPRVTEMSWPTRIVFGAGALQRLPAHASRLNMKRPLLVTDAGVVKAGLATRVTDVLKAAGMDCAVFDRVEPNPTEKDVFAGLEAYRAHKADGIVALGGGSALDAGKLVQLLTTHEPPLSRYDDAKGGDQYVRDDLPPLIAIPTTAGTGSEVGRSGVVTLADTGRKTVIFSPHLLPRAAVIDPELTLGLPPSVTAATGMDALTHCIEAYVANGFHPLADAVAIDGVMRVGRSLVTAVKEGKDLAARTDMMVAAMEGAMAFQKGLGASHALAHALTPISNVPHGLANAIVLPAVMEFNRASCTARLARISTALGDTSNAREEVLAANAIDRVRKLAAAVGIPTRLREAGVQEKDLEHIAQKAFQDASHQGNPRTVTQADLLAMAREAF, from the coding sequence ATGAAGCCTTTCGATATTCCCTCGGAGCCACGCGTCACGGAGATGTCCTGGCCCACGCGCATCGTGTTCGGCGCGGGCGCGCTGCAGCGGCTGCCCGCGCACGCATCGCGGTTGAACATGAAGCGCCCGCTGCTGGTGACGGACGCGGGCGTGGTGAAGGCGGGCCTCGCCACCCGCGTGACGGACGTGCTCAAGGCCGCGGGCATGGACTGCGCGGTGTTCGACCGCGTGGAGCCCAACCCCACGGAGAAGGACGTGTTCGCGGGCCTGGAGGCGTACCGCGCGCACAAGGCGGACGGCATCGTCGCCCTGGGCGGCGGCAGCGCGCTGGACGCGGGCAAGCTGGTGCAGTTGCTCACCACGCACGAGCCGCCGCTCAGCCGCTACGACGACGCGAAGGGCGGCGACCAGTACGTGCGCGACGACCTGCCCCCGCTCATCGCCATCCCGACGACGGCGGGCACGGGTTCCGAAGTGGGGCGCTCCGGCGTGGTGACGCTGGCGGACACGGGCCGCAAGACGGTCATCTTCAGCCCGCACCTGCTGCCCAGGGCGGCGGTCATCGATCCGGAGCTGACGCTGGGCCTGCCCCCGTCCGTCACGGCGGCCACGGGCATGGACGCGCTCACCCACTGCATCGAGGCGTACGTCGCCAACGGCTTCCATCCGCTCGCGGACGCGGTGGCCATCGACGGGGTGATGCGCGTGGGGCGCTCGCTGGTGACGGCGGTGAAGGAGGGCAAGGACCTGGCGGCGCGCACGGACATGATGGTGGCCGCGATGGAGGGCGCCATGGCCTTCCAGAAGGGCCTGGGCGCCAGCCACGCCCTGGCGCACGCGCTCACGCCCATCTCCAACGTGCCGCACGGCCTGGCGAACGCCATCGTGTTGCCTGCGGTGATGGAGTTCAACCGCGCGTCGTGCACGGCTCGGCTGGCGCGCATCTCCACGGCGCTGGGGGACACGTCCAACGCGCGCGAGGAGGTGCTCGCCGCGAACGCCATCGACCGCGTGCGCAAGCTGGCGGCGGCCGTCGGGATTCCCACGCGGCTGCGCGAAGCGGGCGTGCAGGAGAAGGACCTGGAGCACATCGCGCAGAAGGCCTTCCAGGACGCGTCCCACCAGGGCAACCCGCGCACCGTCACGCAGGCGGACCTGCTGGCCATGGCCCGCGAGGCGTTCTGA
- a CDS encoding ATP-dependent DNA helicase, giving the protein MKAMLKKMVVAVALVASSPVMAADFHVATPLVSRQDQRRMERERQERERQARLERERQERMRQERERQARLERERQERERRERERLAKLERERQERERLARMERERQERARLARLERERLARRDRAPTYNGGWLN; this is encoded by the coding sequence ATGAAGGCGATGCTCAAGAAGATGGTGGTGGCTGTGGCGCTCGTCGCGAGCTCCCCGGTGATGGCGGCGGACTTCCACGTCGCCACCCCCCTCGTGAGCCGCCAGGACCAGCGCCGCATGGAGCGCGAGCGGCAGGAGCGCGAGCGTCAGGCGCGGCTGGAGCGCGAACGGCAGGAGCGGATGCGGCAGGAGCGCGAGCGTCAGGCCCGGCTGGAGCGCGAGCGGCAGGAGCGGGAGCGCAGGGAGCGCGAGCGGCTGGCGAAGCTGGAGCGCGAGCGGCAGGAGCGCGAACGGCTGGCCCGCATGGAGCGTGAGCGGCAGGAGCGGGCGCGGCTGGCCCGGCTGGAGCGCGAGCGGCTGGCGCGGCGTGACCGGGCCCCGACGTACAACGGTGGCTGGCTGAACTAG